One segment of Anguilla anguilla isolate fAngAng1 chromosome 1, fAngAng1.pri, whole genome shotgun sequence DNA contains the following:
- the bcan gene encoding brevican core protein isoform X1 produces MRLTVSLPLLLCALCPFILASLPESDPGPALEPEPFAPPPDDSRLLQVIIPLLSPVPAVLGGSLTLPCLVSLTKPPPSPPFLGDHTPPLPRVKWSLVSSGQDAEILVAQGERVKISEAYSGRASLPNYASSPADLTLRLEGLRSNDTGIYRCEVQQDLEDAHDLAEVKVKGVVFHYRHASSRHALSFWEARQACEEIGAKMATPEQLLAAYHSGFEHCDAGWLADQTVRYPIHAPREGCFGDMNGNPGVRNSGMQDPETLFDVYCYADNIEGEVFHSPLNLTLGEAKAFCQKAGARLASPAQLHAAWNDGLDHCSPGWLADGSVRFPVVTPRERCEGLQPGVHTVYRHSNQTGFPEPHSHHGVYCFQGHGNSQTDAPPDYLSTEPEHTNLDLATQSEPLEETGQGTEQAEGEAKGPPESFSISTGRRHRKRPARATEAAGEALPYTITPVSISRPTSDIRVESVHPRKRHRHSQNQSGRRRPQGAVTRVAEETSVSTLTPGLDSSLSAETTSSPDQTTSSPDQSTSSPDQSTSSPDQSTSSPDQTTSSPDQSTSSPDQTTSSPDQTTSSPDQSTSSPDQSTSSPDQSSSSPDQSTGPPDQTSTTEAASGEESGQTGVDSNQAVLSDSTSPVHIEPEAEDRSVESSSVGLVPISEEESTAGVPMETGSSDGEIPVTLMTPVPFMLFGPTSPRWPVEVESKTSKGLETSVVLGAEVLKDRKGKVEQEGLGRSPEVLHPTQQPSEAASGDDISSTGSGSASGDALDHSGASGSGSGMDEPSGSGSGSGSGSGAGEGSAVTGSPDFPYPTESFTNFTEGANDSTNATVVTVHYTSSNTEEASEPQASVTGLDVTLLPDESQTSSWDMQPSPTAPQESRSDLEYSGDLLHPKPPAVPNPRQVLEAAGSISDACLENPCANGGTCIESGVSARCLCLPGYGGDFCQADLEQCEAGWEKFHGSCYKHFYKRQAWEVAEQHCRLYGGHLVSVMTPEEQEFVNNKFREYQWTGLNDRTIEGDFQWSDGNPLLYENWYRGQPDSYFLSGENCVVMVWFDDGRWSDVPCNYHLPYTCKKGTSFCGQPPTVPNALMFGKLRPRYETDSLVRFHCKDGFWQRRYPVIKCLPNGQWEAPQIQCIPTPATTEGEQQTSPALEMEEVLMDDTATEKAAPQFWDIKWNL; encoded by the exons ATGCG ATTGACTGTGTCactaccactgctgctgtgtGCCCTCTGTCCATTTATCCTGGCATCGCTGCCGGAATCGGACCCAGGACCAG CTCTTGAGCCGGAACCTTTTGCACCTCCTCCAGATGACTCAAGACTTCTGCAGGTGATCATCCCCCTGCTGTCCCCTGTGCCTGCCGTCCTGGGCGGCTCTCTCACTCTGCCCTGCCTGGTGTCTCTGACCAagccgcccccctcgccccccttcctgggagaccacacccccccactgccccggGTCAAGTGGAGCTTGGTGTCCTCGGGACAGGACGCAGAGATCCTGGTGGCCCAGGGGGAGAGGGTGAAGATCAGTGAGGCCTACTCGGGACGGGCGTCGCTGCCCAACTACGCCTCGTCCCCTGCCGACCTCACCCTCAGGCTGGAGGGCCTCCGCTCCAATGACACAGGCATTTACCGCTGCGAGGTGCAGCAGGACCTGGAGGATGCCCATGACCTTGCTGAGGTCAAGGTCAAAG gtgtggtGTTCCACTACCGACATGCCTCCAGTCGACATGCTTTGTCCTTCTGGGAGGCCCGGCAGGCTTGTGAGGAAAtcggagccaaaatggccacccCGGAGCAGCTCCTGGCAGCCTACCACAGTGGATTTGAGCACTGTGATGCCGGCTGGCTTGCTGACCAGACTGTCAG ATACCCCATCCACGCGCCACGGGAGGGATGTTTTGGGGACATGAATGGGAACCCAGGAGTGAGGAACAGTGGGATGCAGGACCCTGAGACACTTTTTGATGTGTACTGTTATGCAGACAACATTGAAG gcgagGTGTTCCACTCCCCTCTGAACCTCACCCTGGGGGAAGCCAAGGCCTTCTGTCAGAAAGCTGGGGCGAGACTGGCCAGCCCTGCTCAGCTCCACGCAGCCTGGAACGACGGCCTGGACCACTGCAGCCCTGGCTGGCTGGCGGACGGCAGTGTGCGCTTCCCCGTAGTCACGCCAAGGGAGCGCTGCGAAGGACTCCAACCGGGAGTCCACACCGTCTATCGTCACAGCAACCAGACGGGCTTCCCCGAGCCCCACAGTCACCATGGCGTCTACTGCTTCCAAG GTCACGGGAACTCCCAAACCGACGCGCCCCCGGACTACCTGTCCACAGAGCCAGAGCACACGAATCTGGACCTGGCGACCCAGTCAGAGCCGCTGGAGGAGACTGGCCAGGGGACAGAGCAGGCGGAGGGTGAAGCTAAGGGCCCCCCGGAGtccttctccatctccaccGGGCGGCGCCACAGGAAGAGACCGGCGAGGGCCACCGAGGCAGCTGGGGAAGCGCTCCCCTACACAATCACCCCCGTGTCTATTTCCCGGCCCACCAGTGACATCAGAGTGGAGTCCGTTCACCCCCGCAAGCGTCATAGGCACTCCCAGAACCAGTCCGGAAGGAGGAGGCCCCAGGGAGCCGTCACCAGAGTAGCAGAGGAAACTTCTGTCTCTACTCTAACTCCAGGCCTGGACTCGAGTCTCTCGGCTGAGACCACTAGCTCCCCCGACCAGACCACCAGCTCCCCCGACCAGTCCACCAGCTCCCCCGACCAGTCCACCAGCTCCCCCGACCAGTCCACCAGCTCCCCCGACCAGACCACCAGCTCCCCCGACCAGTCCACCAGCTCCCCCGACCAGACCACCAGCTCCCCCGACCAGACCACCAGCTCCCCCGACCAGTCCACCAGCTCCCCCGACCAGTCCACCAGCTCCCCCGACCAGTCCTCCAGCTCCCCCGACCAGTCCACCGGCCCTCCCGACCAGACCTCTACCACCGAGGCTGCCTCTGGGGAGGAGTCTGGTCAGACTGGAGTGGACTCAAACCAGGCTGTGCTGTCAGATTCCACTAGCCCCGTGCACATAGAACCAGAGGCAGAGGACCGGTCCGTGGAATCATCCTCGGTAGGGCTGGTCCCCATCAGTGAGGAAGAGAGCACGGCAGGCGTTCCCATGGAGACCGGGTCCAGCGACGGGGAAATCCCTGTCACCCTGATGACCCCTGTACCCTTCATGCTCTTCGGTCCCACCTCCCCTCGCTGGCCAGTGGAGGTGGAGTCCAAAACCTCCAAAGGCCTAGAGACCAGCGTGGTGTTGGGGGCGGAGGTATTAAAGGACAGGAAGGGGAAGGTGGAGCAAGAAGGGCTGGGCAGAAGCCCGGAGGTGCTGCACCCGACGCAGCAGCCCAGCGAGGCCGCCTCCGGggatgacattagcagcacagGGTCTGGGAGCGCGTCCGGAGATGCGCTGGATCACTCCGGAGCGTCAGGGTCCGGTTCTGGTATGGACGAGCCCTCGGGCTCAGGCTCCGGTTCTGGTTCTGGCTCCGGCGCCGGTGAGGGCTCAGCAGTTACCGGCTCCCCTGATTTCCCGTACCCGACCGAATCCTTCACCAATTTCACCGAGGGAGCCAACGACAGCACGAACGCCACCGTGGTGACCGTTCACTATACCTCCAGTAACACAGAGGAGGCGAGCGAACCCCAGGCTAGCGTCACAGGCCTGGACGTAACGCTTCTCCCTGACGAGTCGCAGACCTCCAGCTGGGACATGCAGCCCTCTCCCACCGCCCCGCAGGAGTCCCGTTCAGACCTGGAGTACAGCGGGGATCTGCTGCACCCAAAGCCACCCGCAGTGCCAAACCCCAGGCAGGTACTGGAAGCAGCAGGGAGTATCTCAG ATGCATGTCTGGAGAACCCCTGTGCCAATGGAGGCACCTGCATAGAGAGCGGAGTGTCTGCCAGGTGCCTCTGTCTGCCTGGCTATGGAGGGGACTTCTGTCAGGCAG accTGGAGCAGTGTGAGGCCGGCTGGGAGAAGTTCCATGGCTCCTGCTATAAGCACTTCTACAAGCGTCAGGCCTGGGAGGTAGCAGAGCAGCACTGCCGCCTGTACGGGGGGCACCTGGTGTCTGTGATGACTCCCGAGGAGCAGGAGTTTGTCAACA ACAAGTTCAGGGAGTATCAGTGGACTGGTCTGAATGACAGAACCATAGAGGGAGACTTCCAGTGGTCTGATGGAAACCCTTTG CTGTATGAGAACTGGTACCGTGGGCAGCCCGACAGCTACTTCCTGTCTGGGGAGAACTGTGTGGTGATGGTGTGGTTCGACGATGGGCGCTGGAGTGATGTTCCCTGTAACTACCACCTCCCCTACACCTGCAAGAAAGGCACTT CTTTCTGTGGTCAGCCCCCCACCGTTCCCAATGCTCTGATGTTTGGTAAGCTGCGTCCGCGCTATGAGACCGACTCGCTGGTGCGCTTCCACTGCAAGGACGGCTTCTGGCAGAGACGCTATCCCGTCATCAAGTGCCTGCCGAATGGCCAGTGGGAGGCACCCCAAATCCAGTGTATCCCAA CCCCGGCGACCACGGAGGGTGAGCAGCAGACGTCTCCCGCTCTGGAGATGGAAGAAGTGCTCATGGACGACACGGCCACCGAGAAGGCAGCGCCTCAGTTCTGGGACATCAAGTGGAATTTATAA
- the hapln2 gene encoding hyaluronan and proteoglycan link protein 2, with product MNNIAVILAAVTYFTWTYTPISAVFHSQRQGVHKKLRYLLEPPVYAEVTARRGANVTLPCLMLFKPPQYKVKWTKLEPLHRGVENIVLITNGQAQKGYGLLGPRASLRRAYPLDASLRISNLELEDDGRFRCELVNGIEDESVVLTLRIEGVVFPYQSSNGRYQFNHQEAKEACHGQDATLATYKQLYRAWTEGLDWCNAGWLNDGTVHYPILHPRSQCGGEKLHAGIRSYGPKDKTRDYFDAFCFTSITAGYVFFIGSKLNFTEAIEVCREKGAELARVGQLYSAWHFRGLDRCNGGWLYDGSVRFPITNPRKRCGDLHEPGVRSFGFPSKNLRLYGAYCYR from the exons ATGAATAACATAGCTGTGATTCTGGCTGCTGTCACCTATTTCACCTGGACATATACACCTATTTCAGCTGTATTTCACTCTCAAAGACAAG GTGTGCATAAGAAACTTCGGTACCTTCTTGAGCCACCCGTCTATGCAGAAGTAACAGCTCGTCGAGGTGCGAACGTCACTCTTCCCTGTTTGATGCTATTTAAACCACCCCAGTATAAAGTGAAGTGGACAAAGTTGGAACCACTGCACCGTGGAGTAGAAAACATCGTTCTCATCACAAATGGTCAGGCGCAAAAGGGATATGGCTTGCTGGGGCCCCGGGCATCGTTGCGCCGAGCTTATCCATTGGATGCCTCCCTGCGCATCAGCAACCTTGAACTGGAGGATGACGGAAGGTTCCGATGTGAACTTGTCAACGGAATAGAAGACGAAAGTGTCGTTCTTACCCTGAGAATAGAAG GGGTTGTATTTCCTTATCAGAGTTCCAATGGTCGTTACCAATTTAACCACCAGGAGGCCAAAGAGGCTTGCCATGGACAGGACGCTACGCTGGCTACGTATAAGCAGCTGTACAGAG CCTGGACAGAAGGACTTGACTGGTGTAATGCGGGATGGTTGAATGATGGGACAGTCCATTACCCCATTCTGCACCCACGGTCGCAGTGCGGAGGGGAGAAACTCCATGCTGGAATTCGCAGCTACGGCCCCAAAGACAAGACCCGGGACTACTTTGATGCCTTTTGCTTCACTTCTATAACAGCAG GGTATGTGTTTTTCATCGGAAGCAAACTGAACTTTACAGAAGCAATAGAGGTTTGCAgggagaagggggcggagctggcccGAGTCGGTCAGCTGTATTCGGCCTGGCACTTCAGGGGCTTGGACCGCTGCAACGGAGGCTGGCTGTACGACGGCAGCGTGCGCTTCCCCATCACCAACCCCAGGAAGCGCTGCGGAGACCTGCACGAGCCAGGGGTGCGCAGCTTCGGCTTCCCCAGCAAGAACCTGCGGCTCTACGGGGCTTACTGCTACAGGTAG
- the bcan gene encoding brevican core protein isoform X2: MRLTVSLPLLLCALCPFILASLPESDPGPDDSRLLQVIIPLLSPVPAVLGGSLTLPCLVSLTKPPPSPPFLGDHTPPLPRVKWSLVSSGQDAEILVAQGERVKISEAYSGRASLPNYASSPADLTLRLEGLRSNDTGIYRCEVQQDLEDAHDLAEVKVKGVVFHYRHASSRHALSFWEARQACEEIGAKMATPEQLLAAYHSGFEHCDAGWLADQTVRYPIHAPREGCFGDMNGNPGVRNSGMQDPETLFDVYCYADNIEGEVFHSPLNLTLGEAKAFCQKAGARLASPAQLHAAWNDGLDHCSPGWLADGSVRFPVVTPRERCEGLQPGVHTVYRHSNQTGFPEPHSHHGVYCFQGHGNSQTDAPPDYLSTEPEHTNLDLATQSEPLEETGQGTEQAEGEAKGPPESFSISTGRRHRKRPARATEAAGEALPYTITPVSISRPTSDIRVESVHPRKRHRHSQNQSGRRRPQGAVTRVAEETSVSTLTPGLDSSLSAETTSSPDQTTSSPDQSTSSPDQSTSSPDQSTSSPDQTTSSPDQSTSSPDQTTSSPDQTTSSPDQSTSSPDQSTSSPDQSSSSPDQSTGPPDQTSTTEAASGEESGQTGVDSNQAVLSDSTSPVHIEPEAEDRSVESSSVGLVPISEEESTAGVPMETGSSDGEIPVTLMTPVPFMLFGPTSPRWPVEVESKTSKGLETSVVLGAEVLKDRKGKVEQEGLGRSPEVLHPTQQPSEAASGDDISSTGSGSASGDALDHSGASGSGSGMDEPSGSGSGSGSGSGAGEGSAVTGSPDFPYPTESFTNFTEGANDSTNATVVTVHYTSSNTEEASEPQASVTGLDVTLLPDESQTSSWDMQPSPTAPQESRSDLEYSGDLLHPKPPAVPNPRQVLEAAGSISDACLENPCANGGTCIESGVSARCLCLPGYGGDFCQADLEQCEAGWEKFHGSCYKHFYKRQAWEVAEQHCRLYGGHLVSVMTPEEQEFVNNKFREYQWTGLNDRTIEGDFQWSDGNPLLYENWYRGQPDSYFLSGENCVVMVWFDDGRWSDVPCNYHLPYTCKKGTSFCGQPPTVPNALMFGKLRPRYETDSLVRFHCKDGFWQRRYPVIKCLPNGQWEAPQIQCIPTPATTEGEQQTSPALEMEEVLMDDTATEKAAPQFWDIKWNL; this comes from the exons ATGCG ATTGACTGTGTCactaccactgctgctgtgtGCCCTCTGTCCATTTATCCTGGCATCGCTGCCGGAATCGGACCCAGGACCAG ATGACTCAAGACTTCTGCAGGTGATCATCCCCCTGCTGTCCCCTGTGCCTGCCGTCCTGGGCGGCTCTCTCACTCTGCCCTGCCTGGTGTCTCTGACCAagccgcccccctcgccccccttcctgggagaccacacccccccactgccccggGTCAAGTGGAGCTTGGTGTCCTCGGGACAGGACGCAGAGATCCTGGTGGCCCAGGGGGAGAGGGTGAAGATCAGTGAGGCCTACTCGGGACGGGCGTCGCTGCCCAACTACGCCTCGTCCCCTGCCGACCTCACCCTCAGGCTGGAGGGCCTCCGCTCCAATGACACAGGCATTTACCGCTGCGAGGTGCAGCAGGACCTGGAGGATGCCCATGACCTTGCTGAGGTCAAGGTCAAAG gtgtggtGTTCCACTACCGACATGCCTCCAGTCGACATGCTTTGTCCTTCTGGGAGGCCCGGCAGGCTTGTGAGGAAAtcggagccaaaatggccacccCGGAGCAGCTCCTGGCAGCCTACCACAGTGGATTTGAGCACTGTGATGCCGGCTGGCTTGCTGACCAGACTGTCAG ATACCCCATCCACGCGCCACGGGAGGGATGTTTTGGGGACATGAATGGGAACCCAGGAGTGAGGAACAGTGGGATGCAGGACCCTGAGACACTTTTTGATGTGTACTGTTATGCAGACAACATTGAAG gcgagGTGTTCCACTCCCCTCTGAACCTCACCCTGGGGGAAGCCAAGGCCTTCTGTCAGAAAGCTGGGGCGAGACTGGCCAGCCCTGCTCAGCTCCACGCAGCCTGGAACGACGGCCTGGACCACTGCAGCCCTGGCTGGCTGGCGGACGGCAGTGTGCGCTTCCCCGTAGTCACGCCAAGGGAGCGCTGCGAAGGACTCCAACCGGGAGTCCACACCGTCTATCGTCACAGCAACCAGACGGGCTTCCCCGAGCCCCACAGTCACCATGGCGTCTACTGCTTCCAAG GTCACGGGAACTCCCAAACCGACGCGCCCCCGGACTACCTGTCCACAGAGCCAGAGCACACGAATCTGGACCTGGCGACCCAGTCAGAGCCGCTGGAGGAGACTGGCCAGGGGACAGAGCAGGCGGAGGGTGAAGCTAAGGGCCCCCCGGAGtccttctccatctccaccGGGCGGCGCCACAGGAAGAGACCGGCGAGGGCCACCGAGGCAGCTGGGGAAGCGCTCCCCTACACAATCACCCCCGTGTCTATTTCCCGGCCCACCAGTGACATCAGAGTGGAGTCCGTTCACCCCCGCAAGCGTCATAGGCACTCCCAGAACCAGTCCGGAAGGAGGAGGCCCCAGGGAGCCGTCACCAGAGTAGCAGAGGAAACTTCTGTCTCTACTCTAACTCCAGGCCTGGACTCGAGTCTCTCGGCTGAGACCACTAGCTCCCCCGACCAGACCACCAGCTCCCCCGACCAGTCCACCAGCTCCCCCGACCAGTCCACCAGCTCCCCCGACCAGTCCACCAGCTCCCCCGACCAGACCACCAGCTCCCCCGACCAGTCCACCAGCTCCCCCGACCAGACCACCAGCTCCCCCGACCAGACCACCAGCTCCCCCGACCAGTCCACCAGCTCCCCCGACCAGTCCACCAGCTCCCCCGACCAGTCCTCCAGCTCCCCCGACCAGTCCACCGGCCCTCCCGACCAGACCTCTACCACCGAGGCTGCCTCTGGGGAGGAGTCTGGTCAGACTGGAGTGGACTCAAACCAGGCTGTGCTGTCAGATTCCACTAGCCCCGTGCACATAGAACCAGAGGCAGAGGACCGGTCCGTGGAATCATCCTCGGTAGGGCTGGTCCCCATCAGTGAGGAAGAGAGCACGGCAGGCGTTCCCATGGAGACCGGGTCCAGCGACGGGGAAATCCCTGTCACCCTGATGACCCCTGTACCCTTCATGCTCTTCGGTCCCACCTCCCCTCGCTGGCCAGTGGAGGTGGAGTCCAAAACCTCCAAAGGCCTAGAGACCAGCGTGGTGTTGGGGGCGGAGGTATTAAAGGACAGGAAGGGGAAGGTGGAGCAAGAAGGGCTGGGCAGAAGCCCGGAGGTGCTGCACCCGACGCAGCAGCCCAGCGAGGCCGCCTCCGGggatgacattagcagcacagGGTCTGGGAGCGCGTCCGGAGATGCGCTGGATCACTCCGGAGCGTCAGGGTCCGGTTCTGGTATGGACGAGCCCTCGGGCTCAGGCTCCGGTTCTGGTTCTGGCTCCGGCGCCGGTGAGGGCTCAGCAGTTACCGGCTCCCCTGATTTCCCGTACCCGACCGAATCCTTCACCAATTTCACCGAGGGAGCCAACGACAGCACGAACGCCACCGTGGTGACCGTTCACTATACCTCCAGTAACACAGAGGAGGCGAGCGAACCCCAGGCTAGCGTCACAGGCCTGGACGTAACGCTTCTCCCTGACGAGTCGCAGACCTCCAGCTGGGACATGCAGCCCTCTCCCACCGCCCCGCAGGAGTCCCGTTCAGACCTGGAGTACAGCGGGGATCTGCTGCACCCAAAGCCACCCGCAGTGCCAAACCCCAGGCAGGTACTGGAAGCAGCAGGGAGTATCTCAG ATGCATGTCTGGAGAACCCCTGTGCCAATGGAGGCACCTGCATAGAGAGCGGAGTGTCTGCCAGGTGCCTCTGTCTGCCTGGCTATGGAGGGGACTTCTGTCAGGCAG accTGGAGCAGTGTGAGGCCGGCTGGGAGAAGTTCCATGGCTCCTGCTATAAGCACTTCTACAAGCGTCAGGCCTGGGAGGTAGCAGAGCAGCACTGCCGCCTGTACGGGGGGCACCTGGTGTCTGTGATGACTCCCGAGGAGCAGGAGTTTGTCAACA ACAAGTTCAGGGAGTATCAGTGGACTGGTCTGAATGACAGAACCATAGAGGGAGACTTCCAGTGGTCTGATGGAAACCCTTTG CTGTATGAGAACTGGTACCGTGGGCAGCCCGACAGCTACTTCCTGTCTGGGGAGAACTGTGTGGTGATGGTGTGGTTCGACGATGGGCGCTGGAGTGATGTTCCCTGTAACTACCACCTCCCCTACACCTGCAAGAAAGGCACTT CTTTCTGTGGTCAGCCCCCCACCGTTCCCAATGCTCTGATGTTTGGTAAGCTGCGTCCGCGCTATGAGACCGACTCGCTGGTGCGCTTCCACTGCAAGGACGGCTTCTGGCAGAGACGCTATCCCGTCATCAAGTGCCTGCCGAATGGCCAGTGGGAGGCACCCCAAATCCAGTGTATCCCAA CCCCGGCGACCACGGAGGGTGAGCAGCAGACGTCTCCCGCTCTGGAGATGGAAGAAGTGCTCATGGACGACACGGCCACCGAGAAGGCAGCGCCTCAGTTCTGGGACATCAAGTGGAATTTATAA